The Punica granatum isolate Tunisia-2019 chromosome 4, ASM765513v2, whole genome shotgun sequence genome has a window encoding:
- the LOC116202808 gene encoding heavy metal-associated isoprenylated plant protein 39-like, with amino-acid sequence MKKLVLKLHLRDSKEKQKAMTKVSGIPGVISVAIDMIEKKMTVTGEVDAVEVTSKLRKLCHAEIEMVGEAKEEKKNDGGSKKEGGDDKNKVDFADLQTAYYAYPWVYHPHQTYMPVVYAEENPNPCVIC; translated from the exons ATGAAG AAATTGGTGTTGAAACTGCACTTGCGCGACAGCAAAGAGAAGCAGAAGGCGATGACTAAAGTTTCTGGAATCCCGGGGGTGATCTCGGTGGCCATAGACATGattgagaagaagatgacGGTGACGGGGGAGGTCGATGCGGTGGAGGTGACCAGCAAGCTGAGGAAGCTCTGCCATGCCGAGATAGAGATGGTAGGCGAGGCcaaggaagagaagaagaatgacGGCGGCAGCAAGAAGGAAGGAGGAGATGATAAGAATAAGGTTGATTTTGCCGATCTTCAGACGGCTTATTATGCTTATCCGTGGGTCTACCATCCTCATCAGACGTACATGCCAGTGGTGTATGCAGAGGAGAATCCAAATCCTTGTGTGATCTGTTAA